Proteins from a single region of bacterium:
- a CDS encoding YjaG family protein, giving the protein MTGPSDQESRFRDQLDALTPRLRATFALACAERLLPFYSEFCRETGEGEPATALASCDRLWDYLSGEPFAVDVAREAQRCLDLIPPEYGPGSTRAFADDACAALAFAWRSLETSDGYEAMAAGRRTLASIDYHLTTTLDIDDTEALEHPLIHSECARQQRDLFELASSPDRVALRGLRTRAVGESEVLFDLNTVTTGEHPRTALTAPPGLLDLRRRLDALSVEQRASFAAACAERLFPSYEASWRKTGVGDFPSARASLDRLWEHLTGTLTTCDPRAELAGSQGLVPGDDQQGSSSGPTGDACVALAYGWEALTTRDAQAALWAAGAVFEALWGHVVALLRLRPGELRAAVMGHELVQAEVARQERDLALLEAATGTEIIRRLRTLALSESSTLFGS; this is encoded by the coding sequence ATGACGGGGCCGAGTGATCAAGAGAGTCGATTTCGGGATCAACTCGACGCGCTCACACCAAGGCTGCGTGCGACGTTTGCACTGGCTTGTGCCGAACGATTGCTGCCCTTCTACTCGGAGTTCTGTCGGGAGACTGGCGAAGGTGAGCCAGCGACAGCTCTCGCGAGCTGCGATCGACTTTGGGACTACTTATCGGGGGAACCGTTCGCCGTGGACGTGGCGCGGGAGGCTCAGCGTTGTCTTGATCTCATCCCCCCCGAGTACGGGCCGGGTTCGACCCGGGCCTTCGCCGACGATGCTTGCGCAGCCTTAGCGTTCGCGTGGAGGTCATTGGAGACGAGTGATGGCTATGAGGCCATGGCAGCGGGGCGACGCACGCTCGCGAGTATCGACTACCACCTTACGACCACTCTCGACATCGACGATACGGAGGCGCTCGAGCACCCGCTCATCCACTCAGAATGTGCCCGTCAACAGCGCGACTTGTTTGAGCTGGCGTCGTCTCCCGATCGCGTGGCTTTGCGCGGCTTGCGTACGAGGGCTGTCGGGGAGTCCGAGGTCTTGTTCGATTTGAACACGGTCACTACGGGTGAGCATCCACGGACGGCACTCACTGCTCCGCCCGGCCTTCTCGATCTACGCCGAAGACTCGACGCGTTGTCCGTGGAGCAGCGGGCGAGCTTTGCCGCGGCGTGTGCGGAGCGCCTGTTCCCGAGCTACGAGGCATCCTGGCGCAAGACGGGGGTGGGCGACTTCCCGAGTGCCAGAGCCAGCCTGGATAGACTCTGGGAACACCTCACGGGGACGCTCACAACCTGTGACCCAAGGGCTGAGTTGGCGGGGTCGCAGGGCCTGGTGCCGGGTGACGATCAGCAGGGCTCGAGCTCCGGTCCCACGGGAGATGCTTGCGTCGCGTTGGCTTATGGCTGGGAAGCGCTGACGACCCGAGATGCCCAAGCGGCGTTGTGGGCTGCGGGGGCCGTCTTCGAGGCCCTTTGGGGGCACGTCGTCGCACTCTTGCGACTCCGGCCGGGGGAACTCCGTGCCGCCGTGATGGGGCATGAGCTGGTTCAGGCTGAAGTCGCCCGGCAGGAGCGGGACCTCGCGTTGCTCGAAGCCGCGACGGGCACTGAGATCATCCGTCGTCTTCGAACCCTGGCGCTAAGTGAATCGAGCACTCTGTTCGGAAGCTAG